The Thermodesulfobacteriota bacterium nucleotide sequence GCGGCGATCCGGCCCTCCACCGGGATATCAGTGCCGGCCAGGCCCCGCGGGTAGCCGGAGCCGTTGAATTTCTCATGGTGGGTGAGGGCGATGGAGGCGCCCAGGTCCAGAATCTCCCAGTTGGAGCTCGACAGCAGCCGGAAGCCGATCTCGGTGTGCCGCTGCATGATCCGGAATTCCTCAGGGGTCAGCCGGCCGGGCTTCAGGAGGACGTGGTCC carries:
- a CDS encoding HD domain-containing phosphohydrolase — translated: DHVLLKPGRLTPEEFRIMQRHTEIGFRLLSSSNWEILDLGASIALTHHEKFNGSGYPRGLAGTDIPVEGRIAAVADVFDALTSDRVYKKAMPVSQAVAILEEGRGLHFDPMFLDLFLASLAEIDELRQRYADHGPVDKDRSVQ